The genomic window GGAGAAGGCCGCGCTGGAGGAGCTGCACGCGCGCCGTCCTGACCGGGTCCTGGCGACCAACGTCGAGTTCTGGGCGGCGATCATGCTGGACTTCGCCGAGGTCCCTGCACACATGTTCACCTCGATGTTCACCTGCGCCCGCACGGCCGGCTGGTCGGCGCACATCCTGGAGCAGAAGCGCACCGGCCGTCTGGTGCGCCCCTCGGCCCGGTACGTCGGCCCGGGCAGCCGCGACCCGCGCGAGATCGAGGGCTACGCCGACATCGTCGGCTGAGTTCGGATCGTCGGGCCGCCCGCCCGCGCACTCCGCGTGGGGCGGGCGGCGCGCTGATCAGGAAACCAAGGCGGCGTCGAGGTAGTCCTGTACCGGCTCGAACAGTCCGTACGGCACGTACTGCGAGATCTCGCCATGAGCGACCCAAGCCAGTTCGGCCAATTCCTCGGTGTCAGCGACATGGGCGGTACCGCCCACCACCTCGCAAGCCGTGTACGACATCAGTCGCCCTGTCTTCGGGTGGACACGCTCGCCGAGCAGCTTCACGGCGGCCACGTCCAGGCCGGTCTCCTCCCGGGTTTCGCGCACGGCGGCGTCTTCGCGTGCCTCGTCGGGCTCGACTTCACCGGCCGGGAATTGCCAGGACAGCTGCCCTTCGTTGACCCGGCGGCGGACCATGAGCACACGCCCCTGTTGGACGACGATGGCCGCGGCGATGTCCGGTCGTTCCTCCGCGTTCTGCTGCGTCACGTCTGCTCCTCCAGGACTGCCAGGATGGGTG from Streptomyces sp. FIT100 includes these protein-coding regions:
- a CDS encoding NUDIX hydrolase, translating into MTQQNAEERPDIAAAIVVQQGRVLMVRRRVNEGQLSWQFPAGEVEPDEAREDAAVRETREETGLDVAAVKLLGERVHPKTGRLMSYTACEVVGGTAHVADTEELAELAWVAHGEISQYVPYGLFEPVQDYLDAALVS